One Vigna unguiculata cultivar IT97K-499-35 chromosome 11, ASM411807v1, whole genome shotgun sequence DNA window includes the following coding sequences:
- the LOC114168739 gene encoding uncharacterized protein LOC114168739: MGVVLKLVDAILFLFFLVIAVAAPLIDAQTCLPLSYFPEILVQLKEHYTHDYGDYLVAEKPHFFVGLVWLELLFQWPLALLNLFAILTSKPWFNTTCLMYGVSTSTSMVAILSEMMNSNRASDKLLTLYASFMGLGALALLRGLLTCSSKSTSALGKRPALMRKKRA; this comes from the exons ATGGGTGTTGTGTTGAAGCTAGTAGACGCCATTCTGTTCCTGTTCTTCCTCGTGATAGCAGTGGCTGCTCCTCTCATTGATGCTCAAACGTGTCTTCCTCTGAGTTATTTCCCTGAAATTCTTGtgcaactcaaggaacactacACCCACGACTATGGTGATTACCTTGTGGCTGAAAAGCCACACTTTTTTGTAGGTCTTGTTTGGCTTGAGCTTCTATTCCAATGGCCCCTTGCACTTCTCAACCTTTTTGCCATTCTCACTTCCAAGCCTTGGTTCAACACCACTTGCTTGATGTATGGTGTCTCTACCTCTACCTCAATG GTTGCAATATTATCAGAAATGATGAATTCGAATAGGGCATCTGATAAGTTATTAACACTGTATGCCTCTTTCATGGGTTTGGGTGCTCTGGCTCTGCTGCGAGGGTTGCTCACATGTTCATCCAAATCAACTTCAGCTCTAGGCAAAAGGCCTGCATTGATGAGGAAAAAACGAGCTTGA